The Chondrinema litorale genomic interval TGGTTGAGTAACTTTTTGCTACCAGAGTTTGAACCTGCTTTTGTAGCTTGGGTAGCTGAGCAAAAGGGATATCAGGTGAGAAGAGAACAAGGCGATGAGTACAAAATAGTAGGGCAACAAAAGAAGCTATTTTAAGCTATTTTCACTAAAACAATTTAAGTGAAATCTTCTCTGAATATTAACACACCCAATCAATTTTTTTAGAACATTTCTACCAATTCTCTCTAGATAATTTTGTGATTGAAAATTTCTTTTGGGTATTTTGAAATGAATTTTACACAAAATCCATATGACAAAAATAATCGCGGTTTTAAATCTGAAAGGAGGAGTTGGAAAAACCACCACCACCATAAATCTTGGCAAAGCTTTATCTCTTCAAGGTAAAAAAGTATTGTTAATAGATAATGACCCACAGGCAAACCTCACTTATGGTTTAGGAGTAGATTTAAATGAGCAAAATATATATTCTGTTTACAAAGAAGAGACTGGCTTTCCAATTATTCAGTCAGACGAGAATTTATCTTTGGTGCCTTCAGGTCTTGAACTGGCAACCATAGAATCGGATATTGACAAAAAGATAAATCGCTACGAAATATTAAAAGGAGCGCTTAAAGAAGTGGAACCTGAGTATGATTTTATTTTGATCGACTGCCCTCCTTCTATCGGCATATTTTCGATCAATGCCATTGCTGCCTCAACGCATTATTTATTGCCAACTCAACCGGCTCAGTTTGGATTAATTGGTTTAGAGGAAATCATCAAATTGATAAACAATCAGGTAAAAAGATTGCTAAACCCGAACATAGAACCCTTGGGTATTTTGAT includes:
- a CDS encoding ParA family protein codes for the protein MTKIIAVLNLKGGVGKTTTTINLGKALSLQGKKVLLIDNDPQANLTYGLGVDLNEQNIYSVYKEETGFPIIQSDENLSLVPSGLELATIESDIDKKINRYEILKGALKEVEPEYDFILIDCPPSIGIFSINAIAASTHYLLPTQPAQFGLIGLEEIIKLINNQVKRLLNPNIEPLGILITMFQNTNATEVGYEEIKNKYDTLMFDAVIRYTTKFREAEIVREDIFSHAPQSGAAKEYMALAKEVLKKA